One genomic segment of Pseudomonas chlororaphis subsp. aurantiaca includes these proteins:
- a CDS encoding molybdopterin molybdotransferase MoeA: MSPSPLMPVEEAIARLLAMAEAQRLQDSEPVVLGEARQRVLASDLVATLDLPPWPNSAMDGYALNLEGWDGQPLAVSQRIFAGQAPDPLLPGTCARIFTGAPLPEGANSIEMQENVEPLDDGRIRFKLPLKAGQNIRAQGQENRAGQVLLRAGKRLGPFELAIAAAQGCTHLPLVRRPRVALLSTGDELAEPGTPLRPGCIYNSNRTLLSHWLSALGCEVIDAGILPDQPQQTRLRLEQLQCAADLILTTGGVSAGDADCLGQVLRECATPVFWKLAIKPGKPLTVGRFGRVPVIGLPGNPTSALVTFGLLARLYLLRIQGVEEVMPLSFPVSVGFDWPKAGSRREYLRARLEEGRAVLYPNQSSGVLLGASWADGLVEILEGSTLRAGEPARFIPFSELF; the protein is encoded by the coding sequence ATGAGCCCGTCACCGCTGATGCCAGTGGAGGAGGCCATCGCCCGGCTGCTGGCCATGGCCGAGGCGCAACGGTTGCAGGACAGCGAGCCGGTGGTGCTGGGCGAGGCGCGGCAACGGGTGCTGGCCAGCGACCTGGTGGCGACCCTGGACCTGCCGCCCTGGCCGAACAGCGCCATGGACGGTTATGCCTTGAACCTCGAGGGCTGGGACGGGCAGCCGCTGGCGGTGTCGCAACGCATTTTCGCCGGCCAGGCCCCCGACCCGCTGCTGCCGGGCACCTGCGCGCGAATCTTCACCGGCGCGCCGCTGCCCGAGGGCGCCAACAGTATCGAGATGCAAGAGAACGTCGAGCCGCTCGACGACGGTCGAATTCGCTTCAAGCTGCCGCTGAAGGCCGGCCAGAATATCCGCGCCCAAGGCCAGGAGAACCGCGCCGGGCAAGTGCTGCTGCGCGCCGGTAAACGCCTGGGGCCTTTCGAACTGGCCATCGCCGCCGCCCAGGGTTGTACCCATCTGCCGCTGGTGCGACGACCACGAGTGGCGTTGCTGTCCACCGGCGACGAGCTGGCCGAGCCGGGCACGCCCTTGCGCCCCGGTTGCATCTACAACAGCAATCGCACCCTGCTCAGCCACTGGCTGAGTGCCCTGGGCTGCGAGGTGATCGATGCCGGGATTCTCCCCGACCAGCCGCAGCAGACTCGGCTGCGCCTGGAGCAGTTGCAGTGCGCGGCGGACCTGATCCTGACCACCGGCGGCGTGTCTGCCGGCGACGCCGATTGCCTCGGCCAGGTGCTGCGCGAGTGCGCCACCCCGGTGTTCTGGAAACTCGCGATAAAACCCGGCAAGCCGCTGACCGTCGGGCGCTTCGGCAGGGTGCCGGTGATCGGCCTGCCCGGCAACCCGACCTCGGCCCTGGTGACCTTTGGCCTGTTGGCCCGGCTTTATCTGTTGCGCATCCAGGGCGTCGAAGAGGTGATGCCATTGAGCTTCCCGGTCAGCGTCGGTTTCGACTGGCCGAAAGCGGGCAGCCGCCGCGAGTACCTGCGGGCCAGGCTGGAGGAAGGGCGCGCCGTGCTTTATCCGAACCAGAGTTCCGGCGTGTTGCTGGGCGCTTCCTGGGCCGATGGGCTGGTGGAGATTCTCGAGGGCAGCACCTTGCGGGCCGGTGAGCCGGCGCGCTTCATTCCGTTCAGCGAATTGTTCTAG
- the moaB gene encoding molybdenum cofactor biosynthesis protein B, producing MSVKSDALFVPLNIAVLTVSDTREYATDTSGQLLVSRLLEAGHTLSERNLLKDDLYKIRAQVALWIADENIQVVLITGGTGFTGRDSTPEAVSCLLDKQIDGFGELFRAISILDIGTSTVQSRALAGLSNGTLVCCLSGSTGACRTAWEGILAEQLDARHRPCNFVPHLKQVQACGTRG from the coding sequence ATGAGCGTGAAATCGGATGCATTGTTTGTCCCCCTGAATATTGCCGTGCTGACCGTCAGCGACACCCGCGAATACGCCACCGATACCTCTGGGCAACTGCTCGTCAGCCGCCTGCTGGAAGCCGGCCACACCCTGAGCGAGCGCAACCTGCTCAAGGACGACCTGTACAAGATCCGCGCCCAGGTCGCGTTGTGGATCGCCGATGAAAATATCCAGGTGGTGCTGATTACCGGCGGCACCGGCTTCACCGGACGCGACAGCACGCCCGAGGCGGTGAGCTGCCTGCTGGACAAGCAGATCGACGGTTTCGGTGAACTGTTCCGGGCGATCTCCATCCTCGACATCGGCACTTCCACCGTGCAGAGCCGGGCCCTGGCCGGGCTGTCCAACGGCACCCTGGTGTGCTGCCTGTCGGGCTCCACGGGCGCTTGTCGGACCGCCTGGGAAGGCATCCTCGCCGAGCAGTTGGATGCCCGCCACCGGCCGTGCAATTTCGTGCCGCACCTCAAGCAGGTGCAAGCCTGCGGGACCCGCGGATGA
- the mobA gene encoding molybdenum cofactor guanylyltransferase MobA translates to MTPTCPASPSSIPCSVLLLAGGRGARMGGRDKGLLPWQGKPLIAHVQAAVRPFSDDLIISCNRNAEQYRAYADQLVEDSQKDFPGPLAGVLAGLAVAHHPWLLVFACDTPKIDAALISAMLAARPAPDSVLMVQQAGHWQPMFSLIPKALLANLQQDWDAGERSLQRALSKHRPQALVCAEDDPRLSNFNTPELLF, encoded by the coding sequence ATGACCCCGACCTGCCCCGCTTCCCCTTCGTCCATTCCCTGCTCGGTGCTGCTGCTGGCTGGCGGCCGTGGCGCGCGCATGGGCGGACGGGACAAAGGCCTGCTGCCCTGGCAGGGCAAGCCGCTGATCGCCCATGTGCAGGCGGCGGTCCGGCCCTTCAGCGACGACCTGATCATCTCCTGCAACCGCAACGCCGAGCAGTATCGGGCCTATGCCGACCAACTGGTGGAGGACTCGCAGAAGGACTTCCCGGGCCCACTGGCGGGCGTGCTCGCCGGCCTGGCGGTGGCGCATCATCCGTGGCTGCTGGTGTTCGCCTGCGACACACCGAAAATCGATGCCGCGCTGATCAGCGCCATGCTGGCGGCGCGCCCCGCCCCGGACTCGGTGCTGATGGTGCAGCAGGCCGGCCACTGGCAACCGATGTTCAGCCTGATCCCCAAGGCCTTGCTGGCGAACCTGCAGCAAGACTGGGACGCCGGCGAACGCAGCCTGCAGCGCGCCTTGTCGAAGCACCGGCCGCAAGCCCTGGTCTGCGCCGAGGACGACCCGCGCCTGAGCAACTTCAATACCCCTGAGCTACTTTTTTAA